The following are encoded in a window of Harpia harpyja isolate bHarHar1 chromosome W, bHarHar1 primary haplotype, whole genome shotgun sequence genomic DNA:
- the LOC128136091 gene encoding LOW QUALITY PROTEIN: uncharacterized protein LOC128136091 (The sequence of the model RefSeq protein was modified relative to this genomic sequence to represent the inferred CDS: inserted 2 bases in 2 codons; deleted 1 base in 1 codon; substituted 1 base at 1 genomic stop codon), with product MSDSKIAPLGKEVLFDFLEKHKAQPSVLGVDWAQGNWYNLQSIVEQMVALQEDARVWSGKGKAIXAFLGASLAAAEEDRDCHLTAESQIIESLQNLVQSLMGQVAGLKAQLEAEKNQVKHLQIALKEQLLADTVCEEIPPRSEIGYPFKDLQAAKEKAEKLELPSLXPLVKTEYIYDDEQDQFPQVTTKEVPYTATELAKLKKEFGRTPKESETEYIWRVSLXGGNQILLSEKEAEGYWGPGVFLTTGDYHAPWSLTQRAAYWAGGLNPLERGDLLAITGIVDQLVENVQKAACLQMMYDQKLEPTQESPMMMSVDPEQITPLIWGLPDSLKPIGIQLQGKIQAMPQSESVGAASGGFTPDWHCCPPDKKMWTWGEVAQELINYGRKYGPFNPPATKTDSRGLRRAEVKIVPCPGSDKRTPLAKPLGGRDIPNKHNRLWARGYQKGIPRDLMDGMPTDKLEKLVTGWP from the exons ATGAGTGATAGTAAAATTGCCCCTTTGGGGAAggaagttttgtttgat tttttagaaaaacataaagcgcAACCCTCTGTGCTTGGGGTAGACTGGGctcagggaaattggtataatctgcagagcATTGTTGAGCAGATGGTCGCTTTACAGGAAGATGCTAGAGTGtggtcagggaaaggaaaagcaa ctgcCTTTCTCGGTGCCAGTCTGGCCGCAGCAGAGGAGGAtagggattgccacctcactgcagaatctcaaattattgaatccctccaaaatcttgttcagtcCCTTATGGGACAAGTGGCgggattaaaagcacaacttgaagcagaaaagaaccaagtgaaacatttgcaaattgctcttaaggagcagctccttgcgGATACTGTCTgtgaggaaattcctccaagatcagaaattggctacccctttaaggacctgcaggcagcaaaagagaaagcGGAGAAGTTGGAGCTGCCTTCATTGTGACCcttagtcaaaactgaatatatttacgatgatgagcaggaccagttcccccaagttacaactaaagaggtcccctatactgccactgagttggcaaaactaaaaaaggaatttggccgaacCCCTAAAGAGTCAGAAACGGAGTATATCTGGAGAGTATCGT TCGGGGGGAaccagattctgttaagtgaaaaggaggcagaagggtattggggaccgggagtgtttttaactactgggGATTACCATGCCCCTTGGTCTTTAACCCAACGGGCAGCCTATTGGGCGGGgggtttgaaccccttggagaggggggatcTCCTCGCGATTACGGGGATtgttgatcaattagtggagaatgtgcaaaaggcagcttgtctgcagatgatgtatgatcaAAAACTGGAGCCTACACAGGAGTCCCCGATGATGATGTCGGTGGATCCTGAGCAAATAACTCCCCTTATATggggactccctgattctctgaaaccaattggtatacaattacaaggaaaaatacaggcGATGCCCCAGAGCGAGAGTGTTGGGGCTGCTTCAGGAGGATTCACGCCTGATTGGCACTGCTGCcccccagataagaaaatgtggacttggggagaagtggcccaggaattaattaattacgggCGCAAGTATGGCCCCTttaaccctccagccaccaaaacggactccaggggcttgaggcgggctgaagtaaaaatagttccatgccctgggagtgataagagaacacCCCTTGCTAAACCGCTGGGGGGGAGAGATATCCCGAACAAACATAATAGACTGTGGGCGCGGGGATACCAGAAGGGGATCCCGCGTGACTTAATGGACGGGATGccaacagacaaattggaaaaattggtaacagggtggcct